The stretch of DNA AACTCGAGAAAGACGCCCCTCTAACGTTTCTCGATGAACTGAAAGGCGAGGCTAATTTTACCGCTGGATGGGACAGTATCTATCTGGCGGAAGGACGGGATGATTTGGGAGATGGCGGTCTGGTTTATGCTGAATTTTCGGGTACGATTGGACCCGCCGCTTTGGGGACCTGGTTCGCCGACGGGACCGAGGTCGATTACAATGAGTGGAACATTTTTGGCGAGTTGTCTGCTGAACTAGCGGATGGCCTCGAGGGTTACATCGGTTACACACACTTGATCTTCTTCGATGATGGAGAAAGATCCGACGACGACGAGCTTGGGGTGGGTCTTACCTATGTGATCCATGAGTTTCTTGAGACTGCTGTTGATGCGGTCTACTCGTTTGAAGCCGGAGGAGCATTTCTCGAATTGGGTCTGGGAGTTCCTGTTGGAGTGACTGATTCGTTTTCTCTGGCGCCCAACGCGATCCTAGGACTCGATTTTGGATATAGGACGGATGAGTACGATGGCTGGAATCACTTTCAAGTTGGAATTGATGCGGAATATTCGATCGGTGAACGACTTGCGATTGGTGGATACGCGGCTTACGCCTTTGCGCTGGAAGACATCGATCGTGAAGAAGACGAAACTGGCGAGGACATTGGAGACAATCCAGCCTTTGGCGTCTTTGCCTCCATTTCATTCTAACGAGGATCTTCCATCGAGTAGGGAAAATCTAAGTGAAGAGTCTGCGAAGGTCCTTTATTCTACTCCCCCTTTTCTCCCTGAGTTTATCCCGGGCATTCTTTCGTACTCGGACACTAGGCTGCGGTTTTTGAAATGACGCTAAGCTCCTTTCGTCGCTGGAAGAAATTGGGGATTGACACACGGTGAAAACAATGTAGCCATAGCTACGAAATGAGAAATCACCGGAAATCCTTCAAACTTTTGACAGTGCTCCTCGGAAAACGTTTTCGCGCTTCCACGACTTTCTTCTTAGGACTGGCAGCTTTTTGCGGAATGACACTTTCCTCTTCTGAAGTCAAAGCGGGCCCGGAGGAATATCCTTATGAGGTAGCGGCTACCGTGGGCATGATTGCGGATATTGTCCGTGAAGTTGCTGGAGATAAAGCTGAGGTGACCGCAATAATCGGTGAAGGGATCGACCCTCACCTGTTCAAGCCCACAAGGAGTGCCCTCGTTGCCTTGGATCAGGCCGATGTGATTTTCTATAATGGACTGATGCTCGAGGGCAAAATGGGAGATGTCCTGGTGCGACTGGCGAGGAAGGGTAAACCAGTGTATGCCGTCACCGAGGTGATCCTCGATGACGGGAATTTCGTTTTAACCGATGAAGAGGATCATTTTGACCCCCATGTGTGGATGGACGTCAAGGGTTGGATTCTTGCCACGGGAGTGGTAGCTGACGCACTTTCCGAATACGACCCAGCCAACGCAGACTTCTACAAGGAGAATGCGGAAACTTACACGACCCAGCTAAGAGCTTTAGAGCAGTATGCGACGGAGGTGATGGAGACGATACCAGAGAGCCAGCGCTACCTTGTCACTGCGCACGACGCCTTTAGCTATCTGGGCCGGGCGTATGGAATTGAAGTGCGAGGAATTCAAGGATTGAGCACCGAGTCGGA from Verrucomicrobiota bacterium encodes:
- a CDS encoding zinc ABC transporter substrate-binding protein, with amino-acid sequence MTLSSSEVKAGPEEYPYEVAATVGMIADIVREVAGDKAEVTAIIGEGIDPHLFKPTRSALVALDQADVIFYNGLMLEGKMGDVLVRLARKGKPVYAVTEVILDDGNFVLTDEEDHFDPHVWMDVKGWILATGVVADALSEYDPANADFYKENAETYTTQLRALEQYATEVMETIPESQRYLVTAHDAFSYLGRAYGIEVRGIQGLSTESEAGVRDIENLVDFLVEQGIPAVFIETSVSDKNVRALIEGARSRGHELVVGGELFSDAMGPAGTYEGTYIGMIDHNVTMIANALGGKAPESGMNGKLTHE